A genomic stretch from Chitinophaga lutea includes:
- the pdeM gene encoding ligase-associated DNA damage response endonuclease PdeM: MEDITFDFRGHSWRLSAGRAVYWKAENTLIVADLHVGKSAHFRKAGIAVPANIVQEDLYRLQRLITQYRPLRIIVVGDMFHSSANNEVQYFKLWRQQFPHIIFDLVTGNHDIMDPAVYASLDIRLHDFLEMQDIYFIHDAEDKPAVLSSYVLSGHIHPGVRMVGYGRQSLRLPCFYFGAEVAVLPAFSEFTGTYTMEREPAAEVFVIAERKVLRV, translated from the coding sequence GTGGAGGATATTACATTTGATTTCAGGGGTCATAGCTGGCGGCTTTCAGCCGGAAGGGCCGTTTATTGGAAAGCGGAGAACACGCTGATTGTGGCTGACCTCCATGTGGGAAAATCCGCGCATTTCAGGAAGGCAGGCATTGCCGTGCCGGCCAACATCGTACAGGAAGATTTGTATCGCCTGCAGCGGCTCATCACACAATACCGGCCCCTGCGCATCATTGTGGTGGGTGATATGTTCCACAGCTCCGCCAACAACGAAGTGCAGTATTTCAAACTCTGGCGGCAGCAGTTCCCCCATATCATTTTCGACCTGGTCACCGGCAACCACGACATTATGGATCCGGCGGTCTACGCTTCCCTCGACATCCGCCTGCACGATTTCCTCGAGATGCAGGATATTTATTTCATACATGATGCCGAAGACAAGCCCGCTGTACTAAGCAGTTATGTCTTGTCCGGGCACATTCACCCCGGTGTGCGGATGGTGGGATACGGGCGGCAGAGTTTGCGCCTGCCGTGTTTTTATTTCGGTGCGGAGGTGGCGGTGCTGCCTGCGTTCAGTGAGTTTACAGGCACTTACACGATGGAAAGGGAGCCCGCGGCGGAGGTGTTTGTGATTGCGGAGAGGAAGGTGTTGCGGGTGTAG
- a CDS encoding XRE family transcriptional regulator → MSTVCRNLKYLRKQKGWTQQEFADRLNIKRSLLGAYEEERAEPRTEVLEQVSDMFRVSIDDLLRRDLSSQKESFLERRRQQKLGNSSRQNVVFVPVKAAAGYLAGFNDDEFIEELNTFTLPMLGAGSYRAFEIAGDSMLPTPSGSVVVCHKVDGWEDIRNNEAYIVVTNREGIVYKRVVKSNRSKSKVTLVSDNPQYDPYPVNMDEVLEIWQADAVIQKMGQQHRMSVNHLAGMVSQLQEQVSMLKKQMKN, encoded by the coding sequence ATGTCTACTGTTTGCCGTAATCTGAAATACCTGCGCAAGCAAAAGGGCTGGACGCAGCAGGAATTTGCCGACCGCCTCAACATCAAACGTTCCCTGCTTGGGGCGTATGAAGAAGAAAGGGCGGAGCCCCGTACGGAAGTACTGGAGCAGGTCAGCGATATGTTTCGTGTATCCATCGACGATCTGTTGCGCCGCGACCTGAGCTCGCAGAAAGAAAGCTTCCTGGAGCGGCGCCGTCAGCAGAAGCTGGGCAACAGCTCACGTCAGAACGTGGTGTTTGTGCCCGTCAAAGCGGCGGCCGGTTACCTGGCCGGCTTCAATGACGATGAGTTCATTGAAGAGCTGAACACCTTCACGCTGCCCATGCTGGGGGCAGGCAGTTACCGCGCGTTCGAGATCGCCGGTGATTCCATGTTGCCCACGCCATCCGGCTCCGTGGTGGTATGTCACAAAGTGGACGGCTGGGAGGATATCCGGAACAATGAGGCGTACATCGTGGTGACCAACCGCGAAGGTATCGTGTATAAAAGAGTGGTAAAAAGCAACCGTTCCAAAAGCAAAGTAACCCTCGTATCGGATAACCCGCAATATGATCCGTATCCCGTCAATATGGACGAAGTGCTCGAAATCTGGCAGGCCGACGCCGTGATCCAGAAAATGGGCCAGCAGCACCGTATGAGCGTAAACCACCTCGCAGGGATGGTCAGCCAGCTGCAGGAACAGGTGAGCATGCTCAAAAAACAAATGAAGAATTAA
- a CDS encoding SdpI family protein — protein MKHPDYVKEFLLLALLLGPMIYLGIIWGSLPETIPTNYNLNGVPDRVGDKGEFLLLMIFLFFTNFLLYALFRYIPKPEEDDVHPEQTPEHIRDYYRIRFRIHIYLAVFTTVIIYLVSVGRGIFLEKWVFIGVGLMVSFIGVYLRHLKPNNFVGVRTPWTLKSVDIWVETHDMAGKLWLYGGIVIIVAGMFLTVVSGVFLFIFAAGALAALPYIYSYRLFYKTQG, from the coding sequence ATGAAACATCCGGATTATGTCAAGGAGTTCCTCCTGCTCGCCCTGCTGCTTGGCCCCATGATTTATCTCGGCATTATCTGGGGCAGCCTTCCTGAAACCATTCCCACCAACTATAACCTGAACGGGGTGCCCGACAGGGTGGGTGACAAAGGCGAATTCCTGTTGCTGATGATTTTCCTCTTTTTTACCAATTTCCTGCTTTACGCCTTGTTCCGTTACATTCCAAAGCCGGAAGAGGACGATGTGCATCCCGAGCAGACGCCGGAGCATATACGGGATTATTACCGTATACGATTCCGTATACATATTTACCTGGCGGTGTTTACAACCGTTATTATTTACCTCGTAAGCGTCGGGCGCGGTATTTTCCTGGAAAAATGGGTGTTTATCGGGGTGGGGCTGATGGTTTCCTTCATCGGCGTGTACCTGCGGCATCTGAAGCCCAATAATTTTGTGGGTGTCCGTACGCCATGGACGCTGAAAAGTGTGGATATCTGGGTGGAAACGCACGATATGGCAGGGAAGTTGTGGCTGTACGGGGGGATTGTCATCATCGTGGCGGGGATGTTCCTCACTGTGGTGAGCGGCGTATTCCTCTTTATTTTTGCGGCCGGCGCGCTGGCTGCGCTGCCGTACATTTATTCTTACCGTTTATTTTATAAAACACAGGGATAA
- the dinB gene encoding DNA polymerase IV has product MLLDGQRTIAHFDMDCFFVSVECLKDRSLKGKPLLVGGRGDRGVVAACSYEARTFGIHSAMPMKMALRLCPHAIVRGGDAEEYSRFSAEVTAMISEEAPLYEKSSIDEFYLDLTGMDKYFGTMKWTSELRQKIIRKTQLPISLGLASNKMVSKVATNEAKPNGQLSIPFGDEKTFLAPMAVDKIPMVGKETAAQLRRRGVETVKTLSEIPIGLLEAWLGKNGISLWKKANGIDETPVIPYHEQKSISTENTFSSDTIDLQFLHSELVRMTEKIGFELRQQDRLTGCITVKIRYSDFETVTKQMSIPYTSSDHVLLEKVKELFHKLYDRRLLVRLIGVRFSHLVSGNYQISLFEDTHEMISLYQAIDSIKSQFGWEFIMRGSSSAPRFEPGLQPFMKEKAPVKEAVFKRRYPGWGR; this is encoded by the coding sequence ATGCTGCTGGATGGCCAAAGGACGATTGCTCATTTTGACATGGATTGTTTTTTCGTCTCCGTGGAATGTCTGAAAGACCGGAGCCTGAAAGGCAAACCGCTCCTCGTGGGCGGGCGGGGCGACCGTGGCGTGGTGGCAGCCTGCAGCTATGAGGCGCGCACCTTCGGCATTCACTCCGCCATGCCCATGAAAATGGCGCTGCGCTTATGTCCGCATGCGATCGTGCGCGGCGGCGATGCGGAGGAATACAGCCGCTTCTCCGCGGAAGTGACCGCCATGATCTCCGAGGAAGCGCCTTTGTATGAAAAGTCGTCGATCGACGAGTTTTACCTCGACCTCACCGGCATGGACAAATATTTTGGTACCATGAAATGGACCAGCGAATTAAGGCAGAAGATTATCCGGAAAACCCAGCTGCCGATCTCCCTGGGGCTGGCCTCCAATAAAATGGTGTCGAAAGTGGCCACCAACGAGGCCAAGCCTAACGGGCAGCTCTCCATTCCCTTTGGGGACGAAAAAACATTCCTCGCCCCCATGGCCGTGGATAAAATCCCGATGGTAGGGAAAGAAACAGCCGCCCAATTACGGCGGCGCGGCGTGGAAACGGTGAAAACCCTCAGCGAGATCCCCATCGGCCTGCTGGAAGCCTGGCTGGGCAAAAACGGCATCTCGTTATGGAAAAAAGCCAACGGGATCGACGAAACGCCCGTCATCCCCTATCACGAACAGAAATCCATTTCAACGGAAAATACTTTTTCCTCCGATACGATCGACCTGCAATTCCTGCACAGCGAACTGGTACGGATGACGGAGAAAATCGGTTTCGAGCTGCGGCAGCAGGACCGCCTCACCGGCTGTATCACGGTAAAAATCCGGTATTCGGATTTCGAAACGGTCACCAAACAGATGAGTATTCCCTATACGTCGAGCGACCATGTGCTGCTGGAAAAAGTGAAGGAACTGTTTCACAAGCTGTACGACCGCCGTCTGCTCGTACGGCTGATCGGGGTGCGTTTCAGCCATCTCGTGTCCGGCAATTACCAGATCAGCCTGTTCGAGGATACACATGAAATGATTTCACTCTATCAGGCGATCGACAGCATCAAAAGCCAGTTCGGTTGGGAATTCATCATGCGCGGCAGCAGCAGCGCGCCGAGATTCGAGCCCGGCCTGCAACCGTTTATGAAAGAAAAAGCGCCGGTGAAGGAGGCCGTTTTCAAACGGCGGTATCCGGGTTGGGGAAGATGA